The region CCTGCAAACCAGAATATCCAGAAGATTATCGCCGACGAGAAATTTGGCCTGAAGGGTTGGGAGCTGGTCGAATCCGGAGAGCAAGCCATGCTTTCGCAGGTGGAGCGCGCCGGAAAATCCAAGAAGGGTGTCGTGTTCCTTGCCTGGGCACCGCACCCGATGAATGAGAAATTCTCAATCGAATACCTTTCCGGCGGTGACGATTACTTCGGCCCCAACTACGGCGGCGCGCAGGTTTACACCCTTGCCCGCACCGGCTGGACCGCGCAGTGCCCCAATGCTGCTGTTCTGTTCAAAAACCTGAAGTTCGATGTCGGCATGGAAAACAAGCTGATGGGTGAAATTCTGGGTGGCCAGACGGCACCCGATGCCGCATCCGCTTGGTTGAAAGCCAACCCGCAGGTTCTCGACACGTGGCTATCAGGTGTTACGACACTCGATGGCAAACCGGGCAGCGACGCGGTAAAGGCTGCTGTCGGTCTTTGATTCCAGGGTAGCATTGCATGGCGCGTCAGAATTTCCTCATCCTCATGGTCGATCAGTTGAACGGCACGTTCTTTCCTGACGGACCGGCGGATTTTCTTCATGCGCCGCATCTGAAAGCTTTGGCGGAGCGCTCCACGCGCTTCGCCAACACCTATACGGCAAGTCCTCTGTGCGCGCCCGCGCGCGCGTCCTTTATGTCCGGTCAATTGCCCAGCCGCACCCGCGTCTATGACAACGCTGCCGAATTCGCCTCCGACATCCCGACCTACGCCCACCATCTGCGCTCTGCCGGTTACTACACTGGCCTTTCAGGCAAGATGCACTTCGTCGGTCCAGACCAGATGCATGGTTTCGAGGAGCGATTGACGACGGACATCTATCCTGCGGATTTCGGCTGGACGCCTGACTACACCAAGCCGGGCGAGCGGATCGACTGGTGGTACCACAATCTCGGCTCTGTCACCGGCGCTGGTGTCGCTGAGATCACCAACCAGATGGAATATGATGACGAGGTCGCTTACCACGCGACCCGCAAACTTTACGATCTCGCGCGCGGACTGGACGAACGCCCCTGGTGCCTGACCGTCAGCTTCACGCATCCGCATGATCCCTATGTCGCACGCAAGAGGTTCTGGGACCTTTACGACGATTGCCCGGCGCTGGACCCGCAGGTCGATGCGCTACCCTTCGCGCAGCAGGATCAACATTCGCAGCGGTTGCTTGAAGCCTGCGATCACCGCGCGTTCGATATCAGCCGAGAGCAGGTGAGGCGGGCCCGGCAAGGGTATTTTGCAAATATCTCCTACATCGACGAGAAAATCGGTGAGCTGCTGGATGTGCTGAAACGCACGCGGATGGAGGACAACACCACCATCCTGTTTCTGTCCGATCACGGCGACATGCTGGGTGAGCGTGGCCTGTGGTTCAAGATGAATTTCTTCGAAGGCTCTTCCCGTGTTCCATTGATGATCGCCGCACCCTCTATGGACGCAGGCCGGATCGACACGCCTGTGTCCACCCTTGATGTCACGCCGACACTATGCGCATTGGCAGGGCTGGATATGTCGATGCTGAAACAATGGACCGATGGCGAGGAGCTTTCCCCCTTCGCCAGCCGAGGCCCTGTGCCGATGGAATATGCCGCCGAAGGCTCCATAGCGCCGCTCGTTGCCCTTCGAGATGGCCGCTACAAGCTGACCATTTGCGAACAGGACCCGCCGCTGCTGTTCGACATCGAGGCCGATCCGCACGAACTAAACAATCTGGCCGTCCGATCAGAGTACGAGTCAACGCTTGCTTCTCTCTTGGAACAAGTCCGCAACCGCTGGGATTTGCCCGCATTCGACAGGTCCGTCCGCGAAAGCCAGGCCCGCCGCTGGGTGGTCTACAAGGCACTGCGCAACGGCGCCCATTACCCTTGGGATTACCAGCCATTGCAGAAAGCGTCCGAACGCTACATGCGAAATCACATGGACCTCAACGTCCTCGAAGAAAACCAGCGGTTTCCCCGTGGCGAATGAAGCACGCGCAATATTCGAAAAGGGCGTTGCCGAATTCGCTCCAATGGGGTATCCAAGCGCCGTGAAACAACTGAAATGTCCACGTAGCTCAGTAGGATAGAGTACCTTTAGGGGCAAAAATCTTACCGGTTGGCATGGAGCCGTTGAAAGGCCGAGGTTCTGGTGCCCGGTAAACTTACCGGTACATCTGGATTGACAATATGCAGGCGCTTCCGTTAGCAGTGAGGCGTAAAACAACAGAATGTCCACGTAGCTCAGTCGGATAGAGCACAGGATTCCTCAATTGGGGGTTGTATTTGGAAACTTTTACAATCGAACCGCTCAAAGTCGGGGGACGCTTCGCTGGAATTTCCGGCATGCCAATCCCGAGCCAAGCCCTGGAGAAATTCGGGGAAGTGTGTAGAGACTGGACGGGCGGCACCTAACAGCTTTGGCTCATGGTGAAGGGACAGTCCAGACCACGAACGCGGAAGCGGCGGCGAAAGCCGAAGTGGTATGAATCCTGGGGTCGGAGGTTCGAATCCTCTCGTGGACGCCATTCCTAGTGCTGACGGCGCTCCTGATGGAGGCGGTTGGACCCGATCGTATTATCCGAGTTTATGTATCCTAACATCCGCATCGGAACATTGGCCGTCGCGGACGGTTCTCTTCTATATCAAATGAGGAGAGCCCGATGACGACGATGACAATGGAAGAGCTTTCAGGAAAGCTGGCCAAGATCGATTTTTGCATGCTCAACACTGCGGGTTCGGGGCGTATCAATACCCGCCCGATGAGCAACAATGGCGATGTCGAATATGATGGCGACTCCTGGTTCTTTTCTTATGAAGCGACAAAGAAAATCGAGGATATCGAGCGCAACAGTGGGGTAACCCTGACGTTTACCGCGCCGCCAAGCCTTCTCGGTAAACCGGGCATTTTCATCGCCTTCGATGGTGAAGCGCATCTTATTCGCGACAAAGCGCAATTCGAAAAGCACTGGGTGAAGGATTTGGATCGCTGGTTCCCGGATGGTATAGACACCCCCGGCATCATCCTGATCAAAGTCTCGGCACGCACGATTGAATATTGGGATGGCGAAGACAATGGTCGTCTCGACGTATCGAGCACAAGTGCCGTTAATAAGGGCGCTGTATGACGTGTAGGCTGCAAAATGATCTCAGCCGTTGACGCTTTGAGATGGGATATCCATTTATATCGTCATGGCAAAGAAGACTAACGCCGATAGCCTCGAACTGATCAAAACATGGTCGCTAGACACGTCCGCGACCTTTGGCTCCGTCGTGCGCATAAAGGGCATCGTGCAAGAGGTGAGGGCCCGCCTTCCGTTGGCGGTTCGAAAATCGCTCGAACAGGAAGCGAATGTCCTCACCTTGGCGATGCCCGGTAAATCCAGAGCAGTTTTTCGCGCTGCATCTGCTACCGTTACGGATATTCTCGCCGATATTGTAAGGCTTTCCGTTATACCGCGTGAGATCGAAGACATCCTCACGATCACGACGACGGAACGCCGTCGCTGGCTGGAGGACGGTCGTCTGCCGTCTGCTGGAACTCGCACGGTTAAGCTTAGAGGGCGAGCTCGGGCGATAACCTTCCACGTCTTTGATCCGTCAACGGTTGCTGACATTCTGGACCGTGGCCTCGTCGATGAATGGCGGGAAGACGATGTTGCCATGGCCGCGGAAAACAGGCGGAAATCCGCCATGAAGGCGAAGTTGACGCGCTCTCTCAACAAGCGAGATAAGACGAAGTCTCCATCCGATGCGGGTGCTGATCAGGGCGCAACGAAGCTACGCGGTTGGGACGACTTCGTCGGCGACGGGCTGTTGCGGTAGCGAACCCTCCCGTTAGGCCTCATGACGTAACGTGACTGGTTGCCAAACGGCCACATTGGTCGGCATAACTTCGCCATCTTTTTCAATTTTCAGCTTCAAAGTTATTGCAGCTTAACGTCTTGGTGCTATTCCTGCGTGTAGGTGATTCTTGCTTGGGGAATGGGAATGAAAAAGGCTGTTACGGTTCTCCTGTTGGCTTTGTTGAGTGGATGCGCAAAGCCTTCGGATGGGCCGACTGCGGGCAATATCAGGTCTGCCACTCTTCCCAACACCAACGAGAAAATTCGCGTGGTCGAACTGGCCAATGCTCCGACCACTTCCGCCTCCCCATCCATCATGGACAGCGCCACGGGGCCTGGCCTGACGGCACTTCGCAACACGGGTTATAACTCGCAGCGTTTGCGGCGTGGCGACGTGATCGACATTACCGTGCTGGATACGGGCGAGGATGGCCTGTTTTCGTCCACACAAAGCAAGACACTCAATCTCGGACGCTTCACGGTCGATCAGGGCGGCAGCGTCAATCTTCCTTTCATTGGCAAGAAGCGGGTTATCGACTCCACGCCAGAAGGCTTGCAGTCACAAGTCGTCACGGGCCTCAAGGGCTCTGCGGTCAATCCGCAGGCGGTCGTGACCGTTGTCGACAAGCCGACGAGTGCTGTGATGATGAGTGGTGCTGTCAAGACGCCAGGCAAGATTGCCCTGACGGCGCGGCAGGAGCGTGTGCTAGACGCCATCAATCAGGCTGGTGGTCCAACGGTTGCGCCGGGTGCTGCAAGCGTGACCGTGGTTCGCGGTCAGCAGCGCGCTTCGGCCTCGCTCGACCGGATCATGCGGGAAGATCGCCAGAACATTCGCCTTTCGCCCGACGACCAGATCATGATCGATGGCGATGCCTCAAGCTTTACGGCTCTTGGCGCTTTCAAGAGTGCGGGCGAATTCCAGTTCGAAACCGGCAAGATGACGCTGGCACAGGCGGTTGGCCGCGCGGGCGGGTTGCTGGACGACCGTGCCGATGCGCGCAATGTCTACGTCTTCCGCAACGAAGTCGTGCAGGTAACCTCGAAGTCCACGGCCATCACCAAGGACCCGGTTGCCGTAACGACGACCATGCGACCGGTGATCTACCACGTCAATATGCGTGATGCCTCGAGCATTGCGCTGATGCAGCTGTTCCAGATGCAAAAGGGCGACGTGCTGTATGCCAGCAACGCGCCGCTGGTGGATTCTGCCAAGCTGTTGACCGTTTTCCAGAAGAGCGTGCCGACTGCGGCTGCACCTCAGCCGGGCAGCGCCAACTAATCAGGTGAGCATGTGGCAGGTGTTGAGTGCCTGCCACGACCTACAGCAGAATGCGGAGTGCTTCACCGGCAGATTGAGGGCGCTTTGCAGCGTCTCCATCCGCGCAAGTCTTTGCAAATCGCGTCAAGGTTTCGTCATCATCGATCCCTCCAGCGTCCAGCAGACGTTGCGTTAGCCTGCCCAAGGCATAGATGTCTTGGTGCGGATGGGCTGGCATATCCGAAAGCTGCTCCGGTGCCGCATAGTCCGGCGAGCCGGCAACCTCCACGCCTATGTCTGCATGCCGCTCGCCGATCTTCAAGGCAATGCCAAAGTCACTCAACCGAGCCGAGCTCAGGTTATCTGCAGACAACAAAATATTCGCTGGGCTGATATCGCAGTGGACATAGCCAGCGGCATGGACAGCGGCAATGGCATGCACCATGCGTCTGAGCAGATGCTTGATATCAGCAGCGGAGGGAGGTTCTGCCGAGAGGCGCGATGCCAGTGATATGGGTGCCCATGGCTGGAGCAAGCCGGGCCGTCCGTCCGTCAGCCGCAGAAGAGCAGAGACTTCTTGAAGACAGGGATGGCGGAGCTCCATGCCGATTTCCGCCTCTCTGCGCAGGCGTTGCTCCAGCGAAGCGTCGCCACGCTGGTCTTCGGGCATTGTCTTGATCGCAAAGCTCCTGCCGAGATCGCGGTGGCGGACCTTCAGGATGAGGGTGCTTTCCGTCTGGTGGGCAACGCTTAAGACCGTAAAACTGCCCTCGATGAACGTCGGCTGCTGCCGCGCCAGCGTGTCGGCTTTCCGGTCGAGCGCGTCACGGATGCGGTCTATCAGGTCCTGCGGACGTTCCGAACTATGGATCGCACGCCAGAGGTCGCTGAAATACTGGGCGACCTCGCTTTCAACATCGTCACCGTTCAAGGCGGCTTCCGATCACGACGGCGCTGATGTTTTCGCGAACATTTTCGATCAATGCTTCCTGCATCAGGGCATTGGCGCAGTCGGGAATGGGCGTGTCATGCACAATTTCCGAAATCACCCGTTCCTTGAGTGCCTGCATCAGCGGATAGCTGCACAGCAGCAGGCGATCGTCTTTGCCCCACTCCTGCGTCGTCACACTCGGGCGGAACTGCTGCGAATGGCCAACGCACTGCGAAAGCTGTTTCTTCATGCCGACGATGACGTGATCGCGGGACAAAAGATGCATCGTGCCATCGCGAAGCAGATAGGCGCGCGCGTCGCCTGACCACAAAGCCGTCAGCGTCGTGCCGATGATGGAGGCAACCACGACACTCGCCATAGGCCTCACGGCTCCCTCTTGTATCTGCCGTGATAGCAGCAGACTGTTGACGGTGCCGAGTTTGCCCTTGATGTCCTGCGTCAGGAAGTCGACGTGGTCGCTATTGTCCATGTCTTTCAACGCATTGGTCGTCAATCGCGCTGCCTCGACAGCGGCTCCGGCGTCCCCCAAGCCGTCGGCTATGGCAAAAAGTGCGGGCTCCTTGGATACGAACAACGCATCCGCATTGACGGTCAACCGGGTGCCGGGGTGAGTGGCGTAGCTGTAGATGACAGACGCTGGGGCGCTCGCTATGGGCTCGGGCGCCAAATCGCGAACGGGTGCGACGACGGGTTTGGGTTCAGCGGCAACCGGTTTCGGGACAGGTTTGGGCTGCGGGGGGGCGGATGCTTCGTCTTCGCCGTTGGTCTTTTCCTTGAATAACCGCACGAAGTCCGCCGCCGCCGGTTTGCCTTCGAACTTGAAACCACGAGGGCGACGGCTGGTGGCATCGATGTACCACCAGAGGCTCGTTGGTTGCGCCGATGGTTTAGAGAAGCCTGTATCCTCGTCATCGTCGCGTGGCTTTGGCATGCGCAAGCGCTTGATGGATGTGGTGAAGCGGGCCATGTCGAAATCGAGGGTCATCGATGTCTCGGCCAAAGCTTCCGCTGCCATGAACCAGGTATCGTCGAGATAGAGTGTTCTGGGGTGCTGTCTGAAATCGACCATCTGCGCCAGAATGACGAGTGGATATTTTCGCCCGACGCGGTCCTTGCTGGGTAGGAGAACACCGACATAGGCGCTGCGTCCCCAGATCCCGCGTTCGATGATGAAACGCATGGGCGGGCACGTCGTGAAGATGGAATCCCAGCGGCCTGCGAAAACATCTGCGCAGGCGTGCATGCCCGCACGGATCCACGCATCGAGCGAGGCGATGAGTTCGCGATCCATGCCCTCGGAAATGAAATCTCCGTGGCTTGGAATTTTCCCGTAAAAGCCGATCCTGTCGGTTTCGACTGCGGCTTTTACGGGCTTGGTAACCGGCGTGGCCATCAGTCAGATACGGCGGCGTTGTAGCGAGGTTGCGGCTTGGTCATGATCTCCTCCTGTATTCTTTTTGAACCGGCGCATGATTCAGAACTGCGCCGGGCATGCGAAGTTTGCGATGGCATCCAGTTTGAATGGGTTGAGAACTGACCCGAACTGAATGTCGAACTCAGCGACCTGACCGCTATTTTCGAACCTTGCCCTTAACAAATCGCCTGCCTGATTTTCGA is a window of Agrobacterium vaccinii DNA encoding:
- the betC gene encoding choline-sulfatase, with product MARQNFLILMVDQLNGTFFPDGPADFLHAPHLKALAERSTRFANTYTASPLCAPARASFMSGQLPSRTRVYDNAAEFASDIPTYAHHLRSAGYYTGLSGKMHFVGPDQMHGFEERLTTDIYPADFGWTPDYTKPGERIDWWYHNLGSVTGAGVAEITNQMEYDDEVAYHATRKLYDLARGLDERPWCLTVSFTHPHDPYVARKRFWDLYDDCPALDPQVDALPFAQQDQHSQRLLEACDHRAFDISREQVRRARQGYFANISYIDEKIGELLDVLKRTRMEDNTTILFLSDHGDMLGERGLWFKMNFFEGSSRVPLMIAAPSMDAGRIDTPVSTLDVTPTLCALAGLDMSMLKQWTDGEELSPFASRGPVPMEYAAEGSIAPLVALRDGRYKLTICEQDPPLLFDIEADPHELNNLAVRSEYESTLASLLEQVRNRWDLPAFDRSVRESQARRWVVYKALRNGAHYPWDYQPLQKASERYMRNHMDLNVLEENQRFPRGE
- the tagF gene encoding type VI secretion system-associated protein TagF; its protein translation is MATPVTKPVKAAVETDRIGFYGKIPSHGDFISEGMDRELIASLDAWIRAGMHACADVFAGRWDSIFTTCPPMRFIIERGIWGRSAYVGVLLPSKDRVGRKYPLVILAQMVDFRQHPRTLYLDDTWFMAAEALAETSMTLDFDMARFTTSIKRLRMPKPRDDDEDTGFSKPSAQPTSLWWYIDATSRRPRGFKFEGKPAAADFVRLFKEKTNGEDEASAPPQPKPVPKPVAAEPKPVVAPVRDLAPEPIASAPASVIYSYATHPGTRLTVNADALFVSKEPALFAIADGLGDAGAAVEAARLTTNALKDMDNSDHVDFLTQDIKGKLGTVNSLLLSRQIQEGAVRPMASVVVASIIGTTLTALWSGDARAYLLRDGTMHLLSRDHVIVGMKKQLSQCVGHSQQFRPSVTTQEWGKDDRLLLCSYPLMQALKERVISEIVHDTPIPDCANALMQEALIENVRENISAVVIGSRLER
- a CDS encoding polysaccharide biosynthesis/export family protein produces the protein MKKAVTVLLLALLSGCAKPSDGPTAGNIRSATLPNTNEKIRVVELANAPTTSASPSIMDSATGPGLTALRNTGYNSQRLRRGDVIDITVLDTGEDGLFSSTQSKTLNLGRFTVDQGGSVNLPFIGKKRVIDSTPEGLQSQVVTGLKGSAVNPQAVVTVVDKPTSAVMMSGAVKTPGKIALTARQERVLDAINQAGGPTVAPGAASVTVVRGQQRASASLDRIMREDRQNIRLSPDDQIMIDGDASSFTALGAFKSAGEFQFETGKMTLAQAVGRAGGLLDDRADARNVYVFRNEVVQVTSKSTAITKDPVAVTTTMRPVIYHVNMRDASSIALMQLFQMQKGDVLYASNAPLVDSAKLLTVFQKSVPTAAAPQPGSAN
- a CDS encoding protein kinase domain-containing protein gives rise to the protein MNGDDVESEVAQYFSDLWRAIHSSERPQDLIDRIRDALDRKADTLARQQPTFIEGSFTVLSVAHQTESTLILKVRHRDLGRSFAIKTMPEDQRGDASLEQRLRREAEIGMELRHPCLQEVSALLRLTDGRPGLLQPWAPISLASRLSAEPPSAADIKHLLRRMVHAIAAVHAAGYVHCDISPANILLSADNLSSARLSDFGIALKIGERHADIGVEVAGSPDYAAPEQLSDMPAHPHQDIYALGRLTQRLLDAGGIDDDETLTRFAKTCADGDAAKRPQSAGEALRILL
- a CDS encoding choline ABC transporter substrate-binding protein, which gives rise to MIRNSRIGHIASGLLLMTACFAGNAQAADDASCKTIRLSDPGWTDITATNGVASVVLTALGYTPDVKTLSVPIGYQAMKNGEIDVFLGNWMPAQKSFIDDLTAAKAVDVIGQNLEGAKFTLAVPSYMAEKGIKTFADLAKHGDEFNHKIYGIEPGAPANQNIQKIIADEKFGLKGWELVESGEQAMLSQVERAGKSKKGVVFLAWAPHPMNEKFSIEYLSGGDDYFGPNYGGAQVYTLARTGWTAQCPNAAVLFKNLKFDVGMENKLMGEILGGQTAPDAASAWLKANPQVLDTWLSGVTTLDGKPGSDAVKAAVGL
- a CDS encoding pyridoxamine 5'-phosphate oxidase family protein, producing MTTMTMEELSGKLAKIDFCMLNTAGSGRINTRPMSNNGDVEYDGDSWFFSYEATKKIEDIERNSGVTLTFTAPPSLLGKPGIFIAFDGEAHLIRDKAQFEKHWVKDLDRWFPDGIDTPGIILIKVSARTIEYWDGEDNGRLDVSSTSAVNKGAV